From the Lathyrus oleraceus cultivar Zhongwan6 chromosome 4, CAAS_Psat_ZW6_1.0, whole genome shotgun sequence genome, one window contains:
- the LOC127074667 gene encoding probable ubiquitin fusion degradation protein C12B10.01c — protein sequence METPSSTARRVTRSQAIAMSASNTNNIPISRKIEDSEISLSKSRQRKGQVHQQDRCALIDISNDSPIVGLANGEIETPLSSVAKQRGSRMKKTPGSGEALLRGQVKTLLQKVEEEAEISKLTMDTRPFPQFVNSPMHLLAPTPANTPQIPNINNSVTGFTEFSPSSVVQEQLIPQVVNEGAVGKNEEKNIESEKSVLSPVLLDFSDKSEVTEDSKMGSTEDDGDSIWSIQVNASTHDDEDEDEEITEVEYDDVEDDYYEDVDEEEEHDDGGLLIDELCEGLRNIGVNEKVVPKFAGKHTRFVYGSDDDEIVDEVVEESGGCDSEVLHLKGLPTPKGKHIRFEEEEEN from the exons ATGGAGACTCCTTCATCGACCGCAAGAAGAGTCACAAGATCACAGGCTATTGCCATGTCCGCCTCCAACACCAACAACATTCCAATTTCAA GAAAGATCGAGGACTCGGAGATAAGCCTCTCGAAATCAAGACAAAGAAAGGGGCAAGTGCACCAACAGGATCGGTGTGCACTGATTGACATATCAAATGATTCTCCAATTGTCGGGCTTGCGAACGGTGAGATCGAGACACCGTTGTCGAGTGTTGCGAAACAGCGGGGAAGTCGGATGAAGAAGACTCCGGGTTCTGGTGAAGCTTTGTTGAGGGGTCAAGTGAAGACCCTTTTGCAGAAAGTTGAAGAAGAAGCTGAGATTTCAAAACTCACTATGGATACTCGTCCCTTTCCTCAGTTTGTTAACTCTCCAATGCATCTTCTTGCTCCAACTCCTGCAAATACCCCTCAAATCCCCAATATTAACAACAGTGTCACTGGGTTCACAGAGTTCTCACCTTCTTCTGTTGTTCAAGAACAACTCATTCCTCAG GTGGTGAATGAAGGAGCTGTTGGAAAGAATGAAGAGAAGAACATTGAATCTGAAAAGAGTGTGTTAAGTCCAGTGCTGTTAGATTTCTCAGACAAATCTGAGGTTACAGAAGATTCTAAGATGGGGTCGACAGAAGATGATGGTGATTCCATTTGGTCAATTCAAGTGAATGCAAGTACAcatgatgatgaagatgaagatgaggaaataACCGAAGTTGAATATGATGATGTGGAAGATGACTACTATGAAGATGTTGATGAAGAGGAAGAGCATGATGATGGAGGGTTGTTGATTGATGAACTATGTGAGGGTTTGCGCAACATTGGTGTGAACGAAAAGGTTGTTCCAAAATTTGCTGGGAAACATACTAGGTTTGTGTATGGTAGTGATGATGATGAGATTGTGGATGAGGTTGTTGAAGAATCTGGTGGTTGTGATTCTGAGGTTTTGCATTTGAAAGGGTTGCCTACTCCAAAAGGAAAGCACATTCGTTTTGAGGAAGAGGAAGAAAACTGA